In one Zalophus californianus isolate mZalCal1 chromosome 10, mZalCal1.pri.v2, whole genome shotgun sequence genomic region, the following are encoded:
- the MICALL2 gene encoding MICAL-like protein 2 isoform X5, translated as MAGIKRPPSDSDEEPSGKKAPSQPARPSPTPAKRQPLSPTSTNPAVQRKDRSSGGLLLKTGQASVNSSVSSTCGVCGKHVHLVQRHLADGELYHRSCFRCKQCSSTLHSGAYRPTGEPGVFVCSSHHPEAASASPTWRDPAPRQPGTVPSDSKLPSAPWKAQEANGLRDTGPKARPEARELVVSSSAAKGVPTPAHPLAPASSHVHAGTPPGPRFLAGLQGGKASMRVDNSSPAGWSSLARDTAAVSPRPALKPSAPDSRPATLQGRATPQAAAPQTKVSVGPASPGPADTPDWTPSASKIQQARERFFQTPGAAPSPGPAGRAPAPADAPSGDSSREQALSCLLKALPRLGDTGAQAPDRPSPALKSHTRTEGPQASPSAKLSRVASPQALSPPARTELPAPLRVGTTSRASTSPQAGRKSPPVSSGASSRLKPEAPLAKGASASPQEGQEDGPAGWRARLKPVEKKSPAERSGPRMGEAPGRVRRSSEGPARVPPTPLQPDRTAGTASPGPSPSAASPSRSHRRKLAVSASLDVSANWLRSEPSGQEVPAQSWKEEEKGKLSAQDKPAGRPLASAGVPAPPGKAVTNRARLHPDYMPPEEIQRHMENIESQLDALELRGVELEKRLRAAEGDASEDALMVDWFQLIHEKQLLLRQELELMYKARDQRLVEQQLDLDGELRQLMAKPKGLKSLQDQQREEDLLRQYISTVEDRSNIVDVLEEDRLREQEEDEMLQNMIQSLDLQKSSGDQKKKSKFSLSRVWSLRSKSKTPE; from the exons ATGGCTGGTATCAAGAGACCCCCGTCAGACTCCGACGAGGAACCGTCCGGGAAGAAGGCCCCATCCCAGCCGGCCAGGCCCTCACCCACTCCAGCCAAGCGGCAGCCACTGTCTCCCACCAGCACAAACCCCGCCGTCCAGCGGAAGGACAGGAGCTCAGGGGGTCTCCTGCTGAAGACC GGCCAGGCCTCCGTGAACAGCTCCGTCAGCAGCACCTGTGGGGTCTGTGGCAAGCACGTGCACCTCGTGCAGCGACACTTGGCTGACGGGGAGCTCTACCACCGGAGCTGCTTCAg gtgtAAACAATGCTCCAGCACGCTGCACTCTGGGGCCTATAGGCCCACCGGCGAGCCCGGCGTCTTCGTATGTTCCAGCCACCACCCCGAGGCCGCCTCTGCAAGCCCCACGTGGCGGGACCCGGCCCCCCGACAACCAGGGACCGTGCCCTCAGACTCCAAGCTGCCCAGTGCCCCATGGAAGGCCCAGGAGGCAAATGGGCTCCGAGACACAGGGCCAAAAGCCAGGCCAGAGGCCCGGGAGCTGGTGGTGAGCAGCTCAGCTGCCAAAGGTGTCCCCACTCCAGCTCATcctctggcccctgcctcctcccatgTCCACGCGGGGACCCCACCCGGGCCCAGGTTCTTGGCAGGCCTCCAGGGTGGCAAAGCCAGCATGCGTGTGGACAACAGCTCCCCAGCAGGCTGGTCATCACTGGCCCGGGACACGGCAGCAGTCAGCCCCCGTCCTGCCCTGAAACCGAGTGCCCCGGACTCTCGCCCGGCCACCCTGCAAGGCCGGGCGACCCCCCAAGCAGCAGCCCCCCAGACCAAGGTCAGTGTGGGCCCAGCGTCTCCAGGCCCAGCAGACACCCCAGACTGGACCCCGTCAGCCTCCAAGATACAGCAGGCCCGGGAGAGGTTCTTCCAGACTCCTGgagctgcccccagccctggcccagctGGCAGGGCCCCAGCTCCTGCGGATGCACCTTCTGGGGACAGCAGCAGGGAGCAGGCGCTGAGCTGCCTCCTGAAGGCCCTTCCCAGGCTCGGGGACACTGGTGCCCAGGCGCCTGAcag GCCCTCCCCTGCTCTGAAATCCCATACCAGAACCGAAGGGCCACAAGCAAGTCCATCAGCCAAGCTGTCACGGGTGGCATCCCCCCAGGCCCTTAGCCCCCCTGCGAGGACTGAGCTGCCAGCCCCCCTGAGAGTGGGCACCACCTCACGGGCATCCACATCAccccaggcaggcaggaagagcCCGCCCGTATCCTCAGGTGCCAGCTCCAGGCTGAAGCCGGAGGCCCCCCTGGCAAAGG GTGCGAGTGCCAGCCCCCAGGAAGGCCAGGAGGACGGGCCAGCAGGATGGAGGGCCCGCCTGAAGCCCGTGGAGAAGAAAAGCCCTGCTgagag GTCAGGGCCTCGGATGGGTGAGGCGCCTGGGAGGGTCCGTAGGAGCTCCGAGGGGCCCGCCCGCGTGCCCCCGACCCCTCTTCAGCCTGACAGGACAGCGGGCACAGCGAGCCCCGGGCCCAGCCCCTCAG CCGCCTCCCCGTCCCGATCCCACCGCAGGAAGCTGGCCGTCTCTGCCAGCCTGGACGTTTCTGCCAACTGGCTTCGTTCGGAGCCCTCGGGGCAGGAAGTCCCAGCCCAGAgctggaaggaagaggagaaagggaagctgTCTGCTCAGGACAAACCAG CAGGGAGGCCCTTGGCCTCGGCTGGTGTCCCCGCTCCACCCGGCAAGGCAGTGACCAACCGTGCCAGG CTGCACCCTGACTACATGCCCCCGGAAGAGATCCAGAGGCACATGGAGAACATCGAGAGCCAGCTGGACGCCCTGGAGCTCAGGGGCGTGGAGCTGGAGAAGCGTCTTCGCGCCGCCGAGGGGG ATGCCTCCGAGGACGCCCTCATGGTGGATTGGTTCCAGCTCATCCACGAGAAGCAGCTACTGCTGCGGCAGGAGTTGGAGCTGATGTACAA GGCCAGGGACCAGCGCCTGGTGGAGCAGCAGTTGGACCTGGACGGGGAGCTGCGTCAGCTGATGGCCAAGCCCA AGGGTCTGAAGTCCCTCCAGGACCAGCAGCGCGAGGAGGATCTGCTGCGCCAGTACATCAGCACGGTGGAGGACCGGAGCAACATCGTGGATGTCCTGGAGGAGGACCGGCTCAG AGAGCAAGAGGAGGACGAGATGCTGCAGAACATGATCCAGAGTCTGG acctccAGAAGAGCAGCGGGGACCAGAAGAAGAAGTCCAAGTTCAGCTTGTCCAGGGTCTGGTCCCTGAGGAGCAAAAGCAAGACCCCCGAGTGA